The window ACTAAAGATAAATAATAAAATAATAGCAACTAAAATACTCTTAGTAATTCTATTCCAGCCACTTTCGTCTACACCTTTACCAATTAAAATACCTAATACCACACCAGGAACTGCATTTCCCATAACTAATTGAGCTAATCCACCAAATAAAGTTGCCCAGAACCCTGATCGTTTACCTGCATCAATTGCCGCTAACCAAAATAATACTGGCATTACGGTGTTAATTAAAATTGTAGCTGCAGGTACCAATACAGATACTGCTACGACTTGTAATGATTCTGGAATCGCGGCTGCTGTTGTATTTAAAAAAGCTACAACAACTGCTCCAATAATTGCTGATACTATCCCCATTTTTTTAGGATTATGAATAGTTTCTTCTACATTTTTATTTTTGATTAATAATGCTGCCGCCGCCCAGTTAGGGATGATTCGATGTTCAATATCTTGTGTAAAAGCTCCCGCTCCTACTACTGATGCCCATGCATTAAAGAAGAAACCTAAACCAAAAGAAAAATGTGCCGCAGCATCTCCTTCACATGCATTCATTTCGCCAAGTGTTCTAAACGCCCCAAGTCCTTGTGACTTCGGCGCATGATACATTCTAGCAGCTCCTACACCTGCTGAAAAACCTAACAAACCACCAATAATAACTGATTTCAATAAAATTATAAGCATTCCATCTGCCTCCTTTATTTAACAACCTTTATCCAACCATATTTTTTATATAATTACTTTCCTGATAGTCATCAAATGCAACATCCGCTATTGGCACATATGTCTGCTCCACGGTTACTCTCAACGACACTTCATAGTGATGTTTTTCTCTAGGAAAGAAGAAAAACATAAATTTTTCTTTGCTCACTTCATGTTTTGCACTAATAACTTCAATATCAATCGGTGATAACTTTAATATCACATCATCTGATCCTTTTATTAGCTTAGTTTGAATGGATGATAAGGCACTTGCAAAAGCTGCCGTCTTATTTTCACCTTTACCTTCAACCATCACTTTACGTACCTCAACTTTCGCAAGTCCCATTATACACAAGCTCCTTTTTATTTATTTAACTTCATAAATTCTTCTGTCAATCGCTTACCTAATTCTTCTTGATCCATAAAACCAAATCCTAAGACTTTTTTCCCATCTTTAATAGCGGTTACACCTTCTTCAATCGAACGCATACCATGTCTTTCAGAATATCCATACTTTGTTGCTGCGGTTAATGCTCCTGCACCGCCACTTCCACAGAAAGAAATACCTAAATCAGCATTTTCTTGATTCATAACATCTCCTAGCTTCATATCTGCCCCCATGCCAGGAACAACAATCGCCACACCGCCTGCTTGTTCAACACCTTTTGCTACATTTTGACCTTTACCCATTCTGTCTGCAATTACTACTTTAACCATACTAAATTCCTCCTATTTTATGTGTTTAATTATTTTTAGCTGTTTCAAAATGAATTGATAGTACATATTGTTCATCTTCTTCTAAATTTCCTACAGTATCAACTAAGCATTTTGAAATAGCCATTGCCTCTTCTGAAACTTCATTAAATAACTCTTTGTCAACCGCTTGAATTTTCTCTGATTTTTTTGATCGGTTGACCATTTCATTTAAATGATTAATCATCACTGTTCGTTGAATATCTGTTTGATTAATACCATGAACAGATAACCATTCTTCTACCATCTCTAACAATGGGTAGAGTTCCGCATGATTATTATTTTTTTCTATTATTTTTTTATCCTCATAAGATAACTCCATAATTGCACTCCTTTATGCCACGTATTGTAAAATGGCGATAATTTCTGATAAATTAATCGGTAATTCTTGCTCTGAAAAAACTTTTTCTATTTTTATGATAGTCGCTTTTTTGCTAGTAAATAATTCCTGATCTGTATTTGATTGAGTCATATATTGTGTATCAAACGTAATACGATGAACTAACAATAAAACGTGAAGTAAAAACGCATCCTCATAGCCTTCTATTAATTCATCTCCTATTGCCTCCTTCAATTCTTGGTAAACTAAATATCCCTTAACAATCAAGTCTCGACTTATCTCATCCGATTGTTCAAAACCTGAAAAATCTGATACGATATTTATTTCATCATATTGTTTTGTTTCAATCTGATTGTCTAGAATCTCATTTACCATTTCTTGAATGTTTCTAATATCTTTTTTTGAAGGAATAGGATTCACTTTAATCCATGGAATTTGAACGTCTTTTAAAGTGAATATTGAAATAATTAGATCAGGGGTTTTATTTTCTATCTCTTCTTGAATGTTCAATACCGATGCAAACGATACTACTTCTACATTTGCAATTTCTTCTTCTACTTTTTGTTGTAATAAGCTCGTTACCCCAACCCCTGTAGAACATACATATACTATTTTTATTTTTTTACGTTGTTTATAGCGTTCTAAGGAAGCAATAAAATGTAAGGATAAAAATGAAACAAAAGAATCATTTATTATGATGGCATAATCTTTTATTAATTTATTAGTAACATGTAGTACAGCTTTATATACTTCTGTATATTCTTCTTTTATATCTTCTACAAAAGGGTTGTATTCATTCACATATAAATTATTCTTTGAGAATCTCAAAGCTAAATGTGCCATTAAATTATTAAATAATAATTGATCATGGCTAAACGGGAATTGTAGTTCTTTTTCTACACCGTCAATCAACCCTTCTGTTAGTTGATGAAAATTATAGGACAAGCTTTCTTTATGATAATCACTTTTGATATAATCATACTCATCTTGAAGTAATGGCAGTTCAAGATAATCCACCATTTCATGTACAAAATTATAGGCTACTTCTTTAGAAATATTTTTTTTCTTACTATTTGAGATAATTTTATAAGTTCCTATTGGATTCAATGTTAATAGTCGAAACATTGAAACAGATCCTCTAATAGTCAACGATAATAGCTCAGAATAATCTAATGTCTGATTATCCGATTGTTTCATTGCTTTACTTAAGCAATCTATCGCTACTAGAAAAATCCGTTGATACGATGTATTGATATTAAAGAAGCCATTTAGAAGATTAATATCATTTTTCTTAATCAATTCTGTCATAATACGATAAATATCAAATTCCGAGAGCTCTTTTTGAACAATCATCTCCGAAACAAAACGTTTCGTATGCTCTGTTCCCTCAACTGAAAAACCTTTGCCAGATACTCTTACTAAAGTTAAATTAAATTGTTCTAATAGCAATTCAATTTTTTTTATATCATTTAGAATTGTATTCTGTGCTAATTGTAGTTTATTCGCAATTGACTCGCTAGAAACAGCTTGCGTAGCACTTATTAATTCAAACATGATATGATTGATTCTTTTTTCTTGAGATATTGCAATCGTTTCTAAATTATCTACTAACTCATTCTTTAATATTAGTTTTTGAGAATCTAAGAGTTCCAACCATATTCCTTGCCCTCTTTTTGAAAACAGTTCAATATTTCTTTCGCCTAACCATTCTTTAATATTAGCCAAATTATATTTCACCGTACGGACGCTAATATCAAATTCTTTTGCTAATTCCTGAGTAGTTATTTTATTTCTTATACCTAATAAATAATTAAGAATCAATTTTTCTCTTTCTGTTAATAGTTTGTTCATTTATTTCCCTTCCTTATACCTCTATTATTAAACGCTTACACACATTATTCAACACCAAACAGTTGCACTTACACTAGTGCAAAACAATAAATAAACTACTGTTCAAAGAATATATAATAACATATCTATCAATATATTTTATGTACTATTTAAACAACACATGATTAAATAGTGAACAAAACATCATAATAAAATATACAAAAAGAGTAGGAAACCACCATCAGTTCCCTACTCTCTTTGTTATAATATAGAGCCTATTACTGTTTTTTTAGTAGCCCATCTATAACTAAATGGTCGATAGACACTAACAAACCAGTTGATACTATAATTATTTTTTAATCTATCTCATTATTTTTACTATAACACTCGCTATTCAGCTAATGTATCCTCTTTATCCAACTTAAACTCATCCAACAACGCTCTAACTTCATCAGTTGATTTCGTATTCATCAACTTCACACGTAAGTCGCTTGCTCCTGGGAAGCCTTTGACATAAATCTTGAAGAAACGGTGTAACCCGACAATTGAACGAGGCACTTGCTCGGCATATTTATCTTGTAAATCAAGTTGCAAGCGCAACAAACCAAGTAATTCTTCTGAGCTATGATCTTTTGGCTCTTTTTCAAACGCATAAGGATTCTTAAAAATACCACGGCCAATCATAATCCCATCAACTCCATATTTTTCAACCAATTCTAAGCCCATTTGACGGTCCAGAATGTCCCCATTAATCGTAATCTTTGTTTGCGGAGCAACTTGATCACGAATAGCTAATACTTCAGGAATTAAATCCCAATGCGCCGGGACTTTACTCATCTCTTCACGAGTGCGCAAATGAATTGATAAATTCGCAATATCTTGTTTTAAAATATGTGTTAACCAATCCTTCATCTCGGCAAGTTCAGTAAAACCGACGCGCGTCTTCACACTTACCGGTAATCCACCTGCTTTAGCAGCTTCAATTAATTCTGCTGCGACTTCAGGACGTAAAATTAACCCACTACCTTTACCACGTTCGGCAACATTAGGCACTGGACATCCCATATTAATATCAATCCCTTTAAAGCCCATTTCAGCCATTCCAATACTCATCTCACGGAAAAATTCTGGCTTATCTCCCCA is drawn from Vagococcus xieshaowenii and contains these coding sequences:
- a CDS encoding DUF4311 domain-containing protein — translated: MLIILLKSVIIGGLLGFSAGVGAARMYHAPKSQGLGAFRTLGEMNACEGDAAAHFSFGLGFFFNAWASVVGAGAFTQDIEHRIIPNWAAAALLIKNKNVEETIHNPKKMGIVSAIIGAVVVAFLNTTAAAIPESLQVVAVSVLVPAATILINTVMPVLFWLAAIDAGKRSGFWATLFGGLAQLVMGNAVPGVVLGILIGKGVDESGWNRITKSILVAIILLFIFSGFFRGFDISLIESFKLEVPNWLDSLHNVFTIE
- a CDS encoding DUF4312 family protein, whose product is MGLAKVEVRKVMVEGKGENKTAAFASALSSIQTKLIKGSDDVILKLSPIDIEVISAKHEVSKEKFMFFFFPREKHHYEVSLRVTVEQTYVPIADVAFDDYQESNYIKNMVG
- a CDS encoding glycine-rich SFCGS family protein is translated as MVKVVIADRMGKGQNVAKGVEQAGGVAIVVPGMGADMKLGDVMNQENADLGISFCGSGGAGALTAATKYGYSERHGMRSIEEGVTAIKDGKKVLGFGFMDQEELGKRLTEEFMKLNK
- a CDS encoding PRD domain-containing protein: MELSYEDKKIIEKNNNHAELYPLLEMVEEWLSVHGINQTDIQRTVMINHLNEMVNRSKKSEKIQAVDKELFNEVSEEAMAISKCLVDTVGNLEEDEQYVLSIHFETAKNN
- a CDS encoding BglG family transcription antiterminator; the protein is MNKLLTEREKLILNYLLGIRNKITTQELAKEFDISVRTVKYNLANIKEWLGERNIELFSKRGQGIWLELLDSQKLILKNELVDNLETIAISQEKRINHIMFELISATQAVSSESIANKLQLAQNTILNDIKKIELLLEQFNLTLVRVSGKGFSVEGTEHTKRFVSEMIVQKELSEFDIYRIMTELIKKNDINLLNGFFNINTSYQRIFLVAIDCLSKAMKQSDNQTLDYSELLSLTIRGSVSMFRLLTLNPIGTYKIISNSKKKNISKEVAYNFVHEMVDYLELPLLQDEYDYIKSDYHKESLSYNFHQLTEGLIDGVEKELQFPFSHDQLLFNNLMAHLALRFSKNNLYVNEYNPFVEDIKEEYTEVYKAVLHVTNKLIKDYAIIINDSFVSFLSLHFIASLERYKQRKKIKIVYVCSTGVGVTSLLQQKVEEEIANVEVVSFASVLNIQEEIENKTPDLIISIFTLKDVQIPWIKVNPIPSKKDIRNIQEMVNEILDNQIETKQYDEINIVSDFSGFEQSDEISRDLIVKGYLVYQELKEAIGDELIEGYEDAFLLHVLLLVHRITFDTQYMTQSNTDQELFTSKKATIIKIEKVFSEQELPINLSEIIAILQYVA
- a CDS encoding tRNA dihydrouridine synthase; this encodes MSQNFWADLPKPFFVLAPMEDVTDVVFRHVVKEAGAPDVFFTEFTNSDSYCHPDGRESVRGRLVFEEDEQPMVAHIWGDKPEFFREMSIGMAEMGFKGIDINMGCPVPNVAERGKGSGLILRPEVAAELIEAAKAGGLPVSVKTRVGFTELAEMKDWLTHILKQDIANLSIHLRTREEMSKVPAHWDLIPEVLAIRDQVAPQTKITINGDILDRQMGLELVEKYGVDGIMIGRGIFKNPYAFEKEPKDHSSEELLGLLRLQLDLQDKYAEQVPRSIVGLHRFFKIYVKGFPGASDLRVKLMNTKSTDEVRALLDEFKLDKEDTLAE